In Edaphobacter paludis, a single window of DNA contains:
- a CDS encoding VWA domain-containing protein: protein MTKAAVLKSGVLAAVLSGAAFAQTTLHTTTTLVVVPTLVETAGKELVFSLKADDFVLTDNGVPQKVMLEDASSRPLSLVLLMQTGGAARGQFPSFANLDTMIASILGPAPGDVTPNKVSVVNFDSRPEAASPFTSDVAQWKDAIDHPDAGNSGAAVFDGLEYAIGLLKQQPANMRRAILLISQEHDDGSHAKAKDVVRDLGETNTAVYSMTFSAEKTTLRQEFRHSSHPHPPITINPAAGSFLGYYDLSVPLNAAIGAMHKNMSAEIAALSGGETSSFDNAVELGDDLNVLNNHIRNRYILSFYPTSQTTGLHTIAVRLVHHPELLVSARRNYWLEAQP, encoded by the coding sequence ATGACGAAGGCTGCTGTTCTCAAATCAGGCGTTCTGGCTGCGGTGTTGAGTGGCGCGGCGTTTGCGCAGACGACGCTGCATACGACGACCACCCTGGTGGTTGTGCCTACGCTGGTTGAGACTGCGGGCAAGGAGCTGGTCTTTTCGCTTAAGGCCGACGACTTTGTGCTGACCGATAACGGCGTTCCGCAGAAGGTGATGCTGGAGGATGCGAGCAGCCGTCCGCTGTCGCTGGTGCTGCTGATGCAGACAGGTGGCGCGGCTCGTGGCCAGTTTCCGAGCTTTGCCAATCTTGACACCATGATCGCTTCCATTCTTGGGCCTGCACCCGGCGATGTCACTCCCAACAAGGTCTCGGTTGTGAACTTCGACAGCAGACCGGAGGCGGCTTCGCCGTTTACGTCGGACGTGGCGCAGTGGAAGGATGCTATCGATCATCCGGATGCGGGCAATAGCGGGGCTGCGGTCTTCGATGGTCTTGAGTATGCGATTGGGTTGTTGAAGCAGCAACCGGCGAATATGCGGCGGGCGATTCTGCTGATCAGCCAGGAGCATGATGACGGCAGTCATGCGAAGGCGAAGGACGTTGTTCGCGATCTGGGCGAGACGAATACGGCGGTCTACAGCATGACGTTTTCAGCGGAGAAGACGACGCTCCGGCAGGAGTTCCGACATTCGTCGCATCCGCATCCTCCGATTACGATTAATCCAGCGGCGGGATCATTTCTGGGGTATTACGACCTTAGCGTTCCTCTGAATGCAGCGATTGGGGCGATGCATAAGAACATGTCCGCGGAGATCGCTGCGCTGTCGGGTGGGGAGACGAGCAGCTTCGATAATGCGGTTGAGCTGGGCGATGACCTGAACGTGCTGAACAACCATATTCGCAATCGCTATATTTTGAGCTTCTATCCGACCTCGCAGACGACAGGGCTGCATACGATCGCGGTGCGGCTGGTGCATCATCCGGAGCTGCTGGTTTCGGCGCGGAGGAACTACTGGCTCGAGGCGCAGCCGTAA